A window of Ascaphus truei isolate aAscTru1 chromosome 16, aAscTru1.hap1, whole genome shotgun sequence contains these coding sequences:
- the LOC142467653 gene encoding putative G-protein coupled receptor 34, which produces MEYLTTLSTAVTNEPLILMPNVSISHHLNTSCIHDGLLSWILPVMYSFICGISLLSNTLALLVFWSNCQKCTSMIIYMRNLAVADLLLSLCLPFRVAYQNNDGPLILCKIIGAFFYLNMYASIMFLSLISLDRYLKIIKPLQTFKIHSTSWSTRATRIVWIINLICIAPFLFEGRGSEPCNQKCFHFRKRGSVGAAINLTAVIAFFILLLLFVFFYAKISAKLYKASLGRAQPQMKRNSNRAITKSFIVLVIFIVCFVPYHIVRIPYILSQIDIILSMSWKQTLHIANELVLCLSTLNSCLDPVIYFFLSDSFKRAVICTFQGKLKLIMNQDRVRNSNRSVTEM; this is translated from the coding sequence ATGGAATATCTGACAACGTTATCAACGGCTGTGACCAACGAACCACTGATTTTGATGCCCAATGTATCCATATCACACCATTTAAACACCTCTTGTATCCATGATGGCCTTTTATCATGGATTCTTCCTGTGATGTATTCCTTCATTTGTGGCATCAGCTTGCTTAGCAACACATTGGCCCTATTGGTGTTCTGGTCAAACTGTCAAAAATGTACATCCATGATCATATACATGAGGAACCTGGCTGTGGCTgacctccttctttctctctgtttACCATTCAGGGTTGCGTATCAGAACAATGACGgtccattgattctctgcaagatcATTGGTGCATTCTTTTACTTAAACATGTATGCTAGTATTATGTTCCTGAGCCTGATTAGCCTGGATCGCTACCTTAAGATAATTAAACCCCTACAGACGTTCAAAATCCACAGCACTTCATGGAGCACTAGAGCTACTCGCATTGTCTGGATAATTAATCTGATCTGCATTGCACCTTTCCTCTTTGAGGGCAGAGGAAGTGAGCCCTGTAATCAGAAGTGCTTCCATTTCAGGAAAAGGGGATCCGTTGGAGCTGCAATCAACCTCACAGCAGTTATTGCCTTCTTCATCCTTCTGTtactttttgtctttttttatgcAAAGATATCTGCTAAACTCTACAAAGCCTCTTTGGGAAGAGCCCAACCACAAATGAAAAGAAATAGCAATAGGGCAATCACAAAGTCTTTTATTGTTCTGGTTATCTTCATTGTGTGTTTTGTTCCATATCACATTGTGCGTATCCCCTACATACTATCCCAGATAGACATAATTCTCAGCATGTCCTGGAAGCAGACTCTGCATATTGCCAATGAGTTAGTGCTCTGTCTATCAACGCTCAACAGCTGCCTGGATCCTGTGATTTATTTCTTCTTGTCAGACAGCTTCAAACGAGCTGTGATTTGCACCTTTCAAGGAAAGCTCAAACTCATTATGAATCAGGACAGAGTACGAAACAGTAACAGATCTGTTACTGAAATGTGA